The proteins below are encoded in one region of Coffea arabica cultivar ET-39 chromosome 4c, Coffea Arabica ET-39 HiFi, whole genome shotgun sequence:
- the LOC113739348 gene encoding ent-kaurenoic acid oxidase 1-like codes for MTNHKFAIPQCRKKVMTILTKEINKRKFEGNAARAEFDLLDQLLNLKDDDGHQLQDEGVLDNIVGLIIAGYESTSLSIMWILYYLAKYPNVLKKLREEHMNVGTNGDFITRDDILKLQYTNKVVEETIRLANVSAFVFRTAKRDVEYKGYKIPKGWKVICWLRYIHTDPKNFEDPLCFNPDRWNEQPKPGTFLVFGGGSKICPGNMLARMQVAIFIHHLVVGYRWQLVNADAEMSYLPHPRPIDGVEINISRT; via the exons ATGACTAATCACAAATTTGCCATTCCACAGTGTCGGAAGAAGGTCATGACAATTTTGACCAAGGAGATAAATAAGAGAAAGTTTGAAGGCAATGCTGCAAGAGCTGAGTTTGATTTGTTGGACCAACTCTTGAACCTAAAAGATGACGATGGTCACCAATTACAAGATGAAGGGGTGCTTGATAACATTGTAGGCCTAATAATTGCTGGCTACGAATCCACTTCACTTTCAATTATGTGGATTTTGTATTATCTCGCCAAGTACCCTAATGTACTAAAAAAGCTACGG GAGGAGCACATGAATGTTGGTACAAATGGTGATTTCATAACACGTGATGACATTCTGAAATTGCAGTACACAAACAAG GTTGTGGAAGAAACAATAAGACTAGCCAATGTATCAGCATTTGTTTTCAGGACAGCTAAGAGGGATGTTGAGTACAAAG GATACAAAATACCTAAAGGATGGAAAGTAATCTGCTGGCTACGATACATTCATACAGatccaaaaaattttgaagatcCATTGTGTTTCAATCCAGATAGATGGAAC GAACAACCAAAGCCTGGGACATTCTTGGTCTTCGGTGGGGGTTCAAAGATTTGTCCAGGAAATATGCTTGCTCGAATGCAGGTTGCTATTTTTATCCACCATCTGGTTGTAGGATACAG GTGGCAACTTGTTAATGCTGATGCGGAAATGAGTTATCTCCCGCATCCAAGACCAATTGATGGGGTTGAGATTAACATAAGCAGAACCTAA